The sequence CACTATCCTTTCTACTGCTGTAGTCGTGTCTTTTGCAGTTGTGCTGGTTGCTAATTTAGGTGCGGGAGttgtaattttcttctctgctgttgtTTCTGAAACTGTCGTGTCTGCTTCAGGTATGGGTGTTTCCTTCCTAGTTGAGACCACCTCACGGCTTTGAGTGGTTGTGTCTTTTTTAGCAGTTGTTACTAATCCAGGGACAGTAGTTGTCATTTCAAGAGGTGTTGTTTTCTGTATGGCAGTGGTGTCAGCCTCAGTAGCTGCAGGGGTAGTCCCCTTAACCTCAGGGGTGTTGGGAGAGTCTGCCTCTGCCTTCTCCAGTTTAGGGGTAGTGGGAGAGTCTACCTTGGTGGTTGGAGCCTCTGGAGTTGTGTCTTCAGGTTTGGAGGTGGTGGGAGAGTCTGCCTTGGTTGTTGGTGCCTCTGTGGCTTCACGGGTTGTGTCTTCaggtttgggggtggtgggggagtcAGCCTTGGTTGTTGGTGCCTCTGGGGTTGTGTCTTCaggtttgggggtggtgggggagtcTGCCTTGGTCGTTGGTGCCTCTGTGGCTTCAGGGGTTGTGTCTTCaggtttgggggtggtgggagagtCTGCCTTGGTCGTTGGTGCCTCTGTGGCTTCAGGGGTTGTGTCTTCaggtttgggggtggtgggggagtcAGCCTTGGTTGTTGGTGCCTCTGGGGTTGTGTCTTCaggtttgggggtggtgggggagtcAGCCTTGGTCGTTGGTGCCTCTGGGGTTGTGTCTTCaggtttgggggtggtgggggagtcTGCCTTGGTCGTTGGTGCCTCTGTGGCTTCAGGGGTTGTGTCTTCaggtttgggggtggtgggagagtCTGCCTTGGTTGTTGGTGCCTCTGTGGCCTCTGGGGTTGTGTCTTCaggtttgggggtggtgggagagtCTGCCTTGGTCATTGGTGCCTCTGTGGCTTCAGGGGTTGTCTCTTCAGgcttgggggtggtgggagagtCTGCCTCGGTCGTTGGTGCCTCTGGGGTTGTGTCTTCaggtttgggggtggtgggggagtcTGCCTTGGTCGTTGGTGCCTCTGTGGCCTCTGCGGTTGTGTCTTCAGGTTTCAGAGAGGTGGGAGAGTCTGCCTTGGTTGTTGGTGCCTCTGTGGTCTCTGTGGTTGTGTCTTCAGGTTTGGGGGTAGTGGGAGAGTCTGCCCTGGTTGTTGGTGCCTCTGGGGTTGTGTCTTCaggtttgggggtggtgggagagtCTGCCCTGGTTGTTGGTGCCTCTGGGGTTGTGTCTTCAGGTTTGGGGGTGATGGGAGAGTCTGCCTTGGTTGTTGGTGCCTCTGTGGCTTCACGGGTTGTGTCTTCTGCTTTTGGGGTTGTGGGGGAGTCAGCCTTGGTTGTTGGTGCCTCTGGGGTTGTGTCTTCaggtttgggggtggtgggagagtCTGCCTTGGTTGTTGGTGCCTCTGGGGTTGTCTCTTCAGgcttgggggtggtgggagagtCTGCCTTGGTTGTTGGTGCCTCTGTGGCGTCCAGGGTTGTCTCCTCAGCTTTTGGGGTGGTGGGAGTCACAGGCTTGGTTGTTGGTGCCTCTGTGGCCTCTGGGGTTGTGTCTTCAGGTTTGGGGGTAGTGGGAGAGTCTGCCTTGGTTGTTGGTGCCTCTGTGGCCTCTGGGGTTGTGTCTTCaggtttgggggtggtgggagagtCTGCCTTGGTCGTTGGTTCCTCTGGGGTTGTGTCTTCaggtttgggggtggtgggagagtCTGCCTTGGTCGTTGGTGCCTCTGTGGCTTCAGGGGTTGTCTCTTCaggtttgggggtggtgggagagtCTGCCTCTGTCAGTGATGCCTCTGTGGCCTCTGGGGTTGTGTCTTCAGGTTTCTGGGTGGTGGGAGAGTCTGCCTCTGTCAATGATGCCTCTGTGGCTTCAGGGGTTGTCTCTTCaggtttgggggtggtgggagagtCTGCCTCGGTCGTTGGTGCCTCTGGGGTTGTGTCTTCaggtttgggggtggtgggagagtCTGCCTTGGTTGTTGGTGCCTCTGGGGTTGTCTCTTCAGgcttgggggtggtgggagagtCTGCCTTGGTTGTTGGTGCCTCTGTGGCGTCCAGGGTTGTCTCCTCAGCTTTTGGGGTGGTGGGAGTCACAGGCTTGGTTGTTGGTGCCTCTGTGGCCTCTGGGGTTGTGTCTTCAGGTTTGGGGGTAGTGGGAGAGTCTGCCTTGGTTGTTGGTGCCTCTGTGGCCTCTGGGGTTGTGTCTTCaggtttgggggtggtgggagagtCTGCCTTGGTCGTTGGTTCCTCTGGGGTTGTGTCTTCAGgcttgggggtggtgggagagtCTGCCTTGGTCGTTGGTGCCTCTGTGGCTTCAGGGGTTGTGTCTTCAGgcttgggggtggtgggagagtCTGCCTCTGTCAGTGATGCCTCTGTGGCCTCTGGGGTTGTGTCTTCAGGTTTCTGGGTGGTGGGAGAGTCTGCCTCTGTCAATGATGCCTCTGTGGCTTCAGGGGTTGTCTCTTCaggtttgggggtggtgggagagtCTGCCTCGGTCGTTGGTGCCTCTGGGGTTGTGTCTTCaggtttgggggtggtgggagagtCTGCCTTGGTCGTTGGTGCCTCTGTGGCTTCAGGGGTTGTCTCTTCAGGTTTGGGGGTAGTGGGGGAGTCAGCCTTGGTCGTTGGTGCCTCTGTGGCTTCAGGGGTTGTGTCTTCAGgcttgggggtggtgggagagtCTGCCTTGGTTGTTGGTGCCTCCGTGGCTTCAGGGGTTGTGCCTTCTGctttgggggtggtgggagagtCTGCTTCGGTCATCATTTCCTCTGTGGCCTCAGCAGTCATATCTTCAACCTTAGCAGTGGTGGGATAGTCTGCCTCTGTCAGTGGTGCCTCTGTGGCTTCAGGGGTTGTGTCTTCAGGCTTCTGGGTGGTGGGAGAGTCTGCGTTGGTCGTTGGTGCTGCTGTTGTCGCAGGGGTATCTTTCTGACCCATTGTGGTCTCTTTGGTAGTTGTTTCTTTTATGGTTGTACTTGTTGTAGGTGGTAAAGTGGGTTTTGGACCTGATGTAGTTGCTTTGATTGTTGTGGTTGTATCAGGGTGTTTTGTAGTTGGAGCAGGACTGTTCGCTTTATTTTCCAGTTCACTGCTATTATCTatgagaaaacaaatatatattaaattcAGACATTGGAATTGCAGTGCATGCACCAATTGCATATTAATTTATCATACCAATTAGAGCTGCTTATCTTTTGAATAGCAGTAGTTGTTTTTATGGTCTTTGCTCTAAAAGCTTTCTGTGTAAAATTGCACTTTATTAGCTTTAAAGTGgttgaaacatttatttatacTGGTGAAAAAAAAGGGTATGTGGAAACCTAAGTAAAATGCCAGTTTATGGACTTAGGTAACTGTCAAAAGATAAATAATTTAGAAGAGCAAAACTAACTTGGATTGGGGTAAATGTGAATTCCTTTTGTCTGCATAGGACTTTGCAGCAGCTTAGCTAAGTTTTAAGTAATCCTTTGGCTCAGCTGTCGCAGCTTTGAGTGCAGCATTGTAGGTTTTAGTTTGGTGTTTGTAGGTGAGGCCACCTGGTGTTTCCGTCCTTTTTCATGGAAGGGGAACCACACTATAAAATATAGTCCTTCTAATAAGACACTTCCCTTCTTAGTCTGTTCTTTTGATTTATTACTCTGACCTTAACTGTAAAATGGCCTGCAGTGACCTGGGCTTTAAGGAGATAGGTagggaaatgggaagaaaagaaactttctgAATACAGACACCTGACTGTATCTCCTACTGTACCTTTATATCTCAGATGGTTTTCCTCTTTGTTATTTACAGCTTTAAGACTCTCTTTACTTGTATGTATAGTTACATTGACTTGAGTCAAATTGTTAATATAGCTATATTCAGTAAAAAGTAACAGTAAATGCTTCTGCAGTTTAATCTCTCACTAAGTGTTATCTCTCTGAAGTTTTGcctttagttttgttttcacataggttttgttttgttttctaggaTTCCTGCTGTGTTGCTCTCTACCGTTACAGCTGAATAAGCATTTGTTTcttgaaaacctgaaaaaaacaagtgcAGCATCATGTGGTTTGGGGCCATGTTCAGCTTTTgaacaaatctaaaaatataaaaagatcTGAGCTACTGCTGATGGTGATGGCCTGATGACTATTAGCAGCACTGATGCTGTGTGTCTCCCAGCAGAATGGAAGAATTTACAATACTGCAGTGTGAGAAATAATCCCTGTGTAAATATATTGTAAAAACAGTGCAGTATGAGCTGAGTGTTACAGAACAGGTTTTCCTCCCACCCAATGTGTCTGAAATACCATAAGCCAAGTGGGATCCTGTTAATAGTTATTTGtatttccttaattttatttcatttaaccCACTAtatcgatttttttttttctaataggaAATTGCCACAGTGGAAAGGCAAGTACTCcaaatctaaaattaaaaaaaaaaaaaaaaggtaggtgTTAAAATGTTGGCCAGAATTGATTTCTAGTCTTATTTAATTCTTGTTACTAGAGGTTTCAAGTTCAAACTGATCTCCTGAGTTATCACTTTAAAAGCTGGAACAGAATATCAAAGAACACAGGAAAGCAACATATTTtccattcagaaaaaataaatatgtgttTTCTGAAGCTCCATGAGGCCTGGCTTGATTAAAGCTAGAGAAACCTGCTAGGAGATTTTCCTGTCTTGGTCCTGACAATTCATCACTGTCCCAAAATACAACACCCTTCCTGTTTCAGCAGTGGAGTTTGTCCAAAACTGACAATGGTGTGTAACGTATTTTTGGAAGATGTGTGTGAAAATCCAATAGGGACGCTGGAGACATCACCACACTTTAACATCTGTGCTAAGTGAACTCTCCAAAGTCAGTATCCTGAGGTCTAGGTGAGGTAATTAGTTTATAAACTGAGTGGTTCCAAGCTTGGTAACTGTCTGGTAATGTCTCACATCAGCTTTCTATTTCCAGAGCAGGAAAATGGTCTTTAATGTTCCTTCAGGTAACACCCATCCTGTTTCAATCATATACTTTCCTACCTTCCATAACTTCATGGGGCTGTGTTACTTCCTCTGgcttcttttcctcatttttggATGACCTTTTAGATGCTGATTTGTTTGCTGGAGGAGTTTTTGGTGATGCCTTTTCTGCATgtgctgaaagaaataaaataatctgttaatgggagcatttttctttatagGTGCTTGGTGTCAACTGTATAAGAAGAAAGTGATTACAAAATTTCAGTGACCATCTTCCATATAAATCTAAGTTTCTTCCTACCTATAGGATTCTTTATAGCTTTAttcaggggaaaagggaaaaaatacccTTTAGATCCCTAAGTGTTTCATCACAGATGGGAGAAATGTTTTTCCGAGAAGTTTGAGGTGAGGCATTCTTTGCTAATGGCAATTTTGAGGTGGGGAAAAGATGAATTCTGAGTGGAGTTCTGCGTTCTGAAAatctgtcttaatttttttgtcagctttttttttttgactacAGATGACTTGGGACTGACTCACTATAGTGGATCTCTGGGAGCTATCATATTAGCCAAGCATTTACTTTGACAATCTCCTGAAGATTTAGTTATGTTGTAGTTCTTCAGGCATGATAATTCTACACAAGTGATCATTTTGGAGAGACATCTTAAAAGCAATAGTTTCCTTGAAAGAGACAGGACCTACAAAGCAGGCGTGGACCAAAGAAACAATGCAAGGTCTAAGTATTAAGCTAACATCTAGTAGGCTGAGTTGTAGGAGAAACTGGAGGTTTGTGTGCAGGATTTCCAACTCTGAAGATTGCATGGGATTTCACTTGCATCCAGTAAGagccagaaaatatttttaaattaactgctGGGTCAAACGGTACAACTGGAAGTGAGACCATCTCTTCCCACTATCATAGCCTTGTAGAAGGATCTTGCTAGTGGTGAAAAAAGCATGATGGAGCTCAGTGAacatgcaaaattttttttattcaactAAATGAGCTAGTAACTGCCATAGGTATGTGTAATAAGCTTTTTACAAAAGGAGCGGTATTTTTGTCTCATAAGGTGACGACCATGGTATCAAAGGATTTACCTTCATAGCAAGATAGTACTCAAAGCAAGTAAGGTTGGGTGTTGGACTATACCCTGAAGCTTTTattgagaaagagagagaaatcgTAATTGTTAAATAAAATCTCTTTGGGAGCTGAATCGGCTTTCAGAGTCAGTAGTGGAGGCAAAAATGTTTGATCAGTTCttaactctgtgtgtgtgtgtgtgtgtgtattcagGGGATATAGGGCTTCTGGAGGATAGGAAAGATAAAAATGCTCCCTAGATATACATTGTAAACTTAGCTTCGCTGTACAGGGCAAAGTGTTCAGAAGatgcagaaacagcaaaattattCCAAGAGGTTTAACAGGTTTCTCAGTTCTCACAAATAGCAAAAATACCAACATACTGAGTATAGTGGTAGTctgggtttgggggattttttggtagtttttttttttttacaaaaattaatAGCAAAGCTAAGTAATTAAAATACTGGAAGAAAGTCTTAAGATGAGGAGCAGTTGGTtaaattttcattacatttgAACTGAAGAACAAGTGAAACAGCTGTCTTTTGTGAGCATTCATGCATGTCAAACTCTGCAGATAGGGGGAGGCGTTAAGCAACCTCAAAGGCAGCAAATTGACCTCAAGACACTTCCAAGATGTTTATCCTCCTCTAGACATCCAGtcaaaaaatgctgaatgcAGACTCTATTTCAATATAAAATACTGTGCAACTGAGTGACAAAACCAAGCGGCTATACCAGCATTTGGGGACAGGGAGTGGTTTGGTGAAGTGAACCAAATGATAATCTGTAACTcatcttgttttttaaagtgcacGCTTTGGAAATTGGCTGCCTTGGAAGTTGTCTGGTCTGTGAATGCAGCAACCCGGTGCCAAGCCATATTTGCCAAGTTCACAGGAATGAATTTAGGTCCGTAAGTACCAGAAAGTTTAAGGACATGATGAAATTAAAGATATTCTGTTAGTGTTTTCTGGACTAGAATTCCACTGCTAGTGTCATTAAAGCTACATGAAGGTGAAACTGCACCTCCAGGTCTGTGCCTTTGTGCTCAACTAACAAAACCCCATCAGGTTCTGTAGTGAAAGACAGAATAAACAAAAGTGACTGTAGGTCACTGTAATTCTTCCCTGAACTGAATTTGCAGCCTAAAGGTTAGATGTGCATCTTcttaaaattccttttgctgCAGTGTGAATATGTAACCACTTCTAACCAGGCAGATCCTGCAATTCCTCCCTCTTGCCCCAGAGGATGGATTTCTGTGTTGGGCTGGTCTTCCCATTTTGGATTTGAGGTGGGCAGGACCTAGGACATCTCTCAATCTATGCTG comes from Haliaeetus albicilla chromosome 8, bHalAlb1.1, whole genome shotgun sequence and encodes:
- the PRG4 gene encoding proteoglycan 4; the encoded protein is MEDNSSELENKANSPAPTTKHPDTTTTIKATTSGPKPTLPPTTSTTIKETTTKETTMGQKDTPATTAAPTTNADSPTTQKPEDTTPEATEAPLTEADYPTTAKVEDMTAEATEEMMTEADSPTTPKAEGTTPEATEAPTTKADSPTTPKPEDTTPEATEAPTTKADSPTTPKPEETTPEATEAPTTKADSPTTPKPEDTTPEAPTTEADSPTTPKPEETTPEATEASLTEADSPTTQKPEDTTPEATEASLTEADSPTTPKPEDTTPEATEAPTTKADSPTTPKPEDTTPEEPTTKADSPTTPKPEDTTPEATEAPTTKADSPTTPKPEDTTPEATEAPTTKPVTPTTPKAEETTLDATEAPTTKADSPTTPKPEETTPEAPTTKADSPTTPKPEDTTPEAPTTEADSPTTPKPEETTPEATEASLTEADSPTTQKPEDTTPEATEASLTEADSPTTPKPEETTPEATEAPTTKADSPTTPKPEDTTPEEPTTKADSPTTPKPEDTTPEATEAPTTKADSPTTPKPEDTTPEATEAPTTKPVTPTTPKAEETTLDATEAPTTKADSPTTPKPEETTPEAPTTKADSPTTPKPEDTTPEAPTTKADSPTTPKAEDTTREATEAPTTKADSPITPKPEDTTPEAPTTRADSPTTPKPEDTTPEAPTTRADSPTTPKPEDTTTETTEAPTTKADSPTSLKPEDTTAEATEAPTTKADSPTTPKPEDTTPEAPTTEADSPTTPKPEETTPEATEAPMTKADSPTTPKPEDTTPEATEAPTTKADSPTTPKPEDTTPEATEAPTTKADSPTTPKPEDTTPEAPTTKADSPTTPKPEDTTPEAPTTKADSPTTPKPEDTTPEATEAPTTKADSPTTPKPEDTTPEATEAPTTKADSPTTPKPEDTTPEAPTTKADSPTTPKPEDTTREATEAPTTKADSPTTSKPEDTTPEAPTTKVDSPTTPKLEKAEADSPNTPEVKGTTPAATEADTTAIQKTTPLEMTTTVPGLVTTAKKDTTTQSREVVSTRKETPIPEADTTVSETTAEKKITTPAPKLATSTTAKDTTTAVERIVVTAARTTEIVRIPDKKDKTTAKTVTTPITKETTTKIETTTVNKDITTPKKDKTTVLKDILTTKSRKYTTTVTTVITAKPDDSPKVKDDIPNTTPTAKEAVTTAAESEATTADKKTTTTAAEKEASPAKQDKTPIPKETLTAKKEENPVGTATVTTAAAAATTPLPKPTVLATTAKTDSTPKPREIVTTNKRDTIMETKQTVTAAAKESTSSICVVETTTAGKDVTTIKKTSITPEKEMGDDTEKAPTIDKGEETTVTKQNTTRDKKDTIEEMFIVSKGTSKPTIHFQEVTDTRDEPHPADPETLPIKEEPDTNNKPLIQTADLPILTGETQEKDLCSGKPADGMVALPNGTLAVFRGHYYWLLNGRSRPTTSPRRISDGWGIPSPIDAVFSRCNCDGKTFFIKGPQYWRFTNGVMDKGYPKPLANGFAGLRGKIVATLPVARYNNRPESVYFIKKDGNMQQYVYKQEPAKKCQRRSQVTIRYPAYVPRLVIRRRFQRAVRMPTVIQTVRINPYPSGVLHKEIKMTAYWRGLPKVIHSTISLPNYNKPDGYDYYAFSYNRYYSLDVGRRIARPVTALTGKTVSKDWYNCPSK